In a single window of the Hypanus sabinus isolate sHypSab1 chromosome 15, sHypSab1.hap1, whole genome shotgun sequence genome:
- the mrnip gene encoding MRN complex-interacting protein isoform X1, producing the protein MAQRFLALRCCSCQTYQVQQVKKSKKWNCKLCGEKQSVLKVYGQGSGSDCRKHVQKLNLLRGMKMQAMEATTWPTEEPGYSGNDCQPEKYCVVNEPNQATSRWCVYLDQKHVEEPVEQEGGDDKIVYTDRQQFQTDMKNAISKRSNRKRGSHLDSEKLDTRGHSTHSNWKETARKKTQLNSKINWDKNWNPELGEGSDILNKSKLEYSSPVQQGEKSRSDEAFLPKQPSKWDRFLPHSHTTGSEHPVCPTQHMWLQDSTSTRFPLERSVLEDQDDDVDHSVLSASLVLSSNTWPHGSLRTETAMEKVMTRPLKAASMELFEEASGLVDSPELSDSAGVSNNACGVGKDSQPQESSLEFLHCTTEDSCNLKPVTSLSLPALTPHPPSVRRSPGIAPGLTTKQPYSFTSLFQTGEDFDDDL; encoded by the exons GTATATGGCCAGGGCTCAGGGTCTGATTGCCGAAAGCACGTTCAGAAGCTAAACCTGCTGAGAGGGATGAAGATGCAGGCAATGGAAGCCACTACTTG GCCGACTGAGGAGCCAGGATATTCCGGCAATGACTGCCAACCCGAGAAATATTGTGTGGTGAATGAACCG AATCAAGCAACCAGTCGCTGGTGTGTTTACTTGGACCAGAAGCACGTGGAAGAACCAGTCGAGCAGGAAGGAGGAGACGACAAGATTGTGTACACAGACAGACAGCAGTTCCAGACAGATATGAAGAATGCCATCAGTAAACGAAG TAACCGTAAAAGAGGATCACATCTTGACTCTGAGAAGCTGGATACACGTGGACATTCCACTCATAGCAATTGGAAGGAGACTGCTAGAAAGAAAACG CAACTGAATTCCAAGATAAACTGGGACAAAAACTGGAACCCAGAACTTGGAGAAGGGAGTGATATCTTAAACAAGTCCAAATTGGAATACAGCTCTCCAGTTCAACAGGGTGAGAAAAGCCGAAGTGATGAAGCTTTCCTACCCAAACAGCCTTCAAAGTGGGATAGATTCCTGCCTCACAGCCACACAACAGGTAGTGAGCACCCTGTCTGTCCCACGCAGCACATGTGGCTGCAGGATTCTACTTCCACTCGCTTTCCCTTGGAACGTTCAGTCCTCGAAGATCAAGATGATGATGTGGATCATTCTGTGCTTTCTGCCAGTTTGGTGCTGTCTAGCAACACTTGGCCGCATGGTTCACTTAGGACAGAAACAGCTATGGAGAAGGTAATGACTAGACCACTCAAAGCTGCCTCCATGGAACTTTTTGAGGAAGCTAGTGGATTGGTGGATTCACCTGAACTTAGTGACTCTGCAGGAGTGAGCAATAATGCATGTGGAGTTGGGAAAGACAGCCAGCCACAAGAATCTTCCCTTGAATTTCTACACTGCACTACTGAAGACTCATGCAACCTTAAACCAGTGACTTCCTTGTCCTTGCCGGCTCTAACTCCGCATCCACCATCAGTCAGACGATCACCAGGAATAGCCCCTGGGCTAACCACCAAGCAGCCCTATTCTTTTACATCACTCTTTCAGACGGGTGAGGACTTTGATGATGATCtgtga
- the mrnip gene encoding MRN complex-interacting protein isoform X2, translating into MVKKSKKWNCKLCGEKQSVLKVYGQGSGSDCRKHVQKLNLLRGMKMQAMEATTWPTEEPGYSGNDCQPEKYCVVNEPNQATSRWCVYLDQKHVEEPVEQEGGDDKIVYTDRQQFQTDMKNAISKRSNRKRGSHLDSEKLDTRGHSTHSNWKETARKKTQLNSKINWDKNWNPELGEGSDILNKSKLEYSSPVQQGEKSRSDEAFLPKQPSKWDRFLPHSHTTGSEHPVCPTQHMWLQDSTSTRFPLERSVLEDQDDDVDHSVLSASLVLSSNTWPHGSLRTETAMEKVMTRPLKAASMELFEEASGLVDSPELSDSAGVSNNACGVGKDSQPQESSLEFLHCTTEDSCNLKPVTSLSLPALTPHPPSVRRSPGIAPGLTTKQPYSFTSLFQTGEDFDDDL; encoded by the exons GTATATGGCCAGGGCTCAGGGTCTGATTGCCGAAAGCACGTTCAGAAGCTAAACCTGCTGAGAGGGATGAAGATGCAGGCAATGGAAGCCACTACTTG GCCGACTGAGGAGCCAGGATATTCCGGCAATGACTGCCAACCCGAGAAATATTGTGTGGTGAATGAACCG AATCAAGCAACCAGTCGCTGGTGTGTTTACTTGGACCAGAAGCACGTGGAAGAACCAGTCGAGCAGGAAGGAGGAGACGACAAGATTGTGTACACAGACAGACAGCAGTTCCAGACAGATATGAAGAATGCCATCAGTAAACGAAG TAACCGTAAAAGAGGATCACATCTTGACTCTGAGAAGCTGGATACACGTGGACATTCCACTCATAGCAATTGGAAGGAGACTGCTAGAAAGAAAACG CAACTGAATTCCAAGATAAACTGGGACAAAAACTGGAACCCAGAACTTGGAGAAGGGAGTGATATCTTAAACAAGTCCAAATTGGAATACAGCTCTCCAGTTCAACAGGGTGAGAAAAGCCGAAGTGATGAAGCTTTCCTACCCAAACAGCCTTCAAAGTGGGATAGATTCCTGCCTCACAGCCACACAACAGGTAGTGAGCACCCTGTCTGTCCCACGCAGCACATGTGGCTGCAGGATTCTACTTCCACTCGCTTTCCCTTGGAACGTTCAGTCCTCGAAGATCAAGATGATGATGTGGATCATTCTGTGCTTTCTGCCAGTTTGGTGCTGTCTAGCAACACTTGGCCGCATGGTTCACTTAGGACAGAAACAGCTATGGAGAAGGTAATGACTAGACCACTCAAAGCTGCCTCCATGGAACTTTTTGAGGAAGCTAGTGGATTGGTGGATTCACCTGAACTTAGTGACTCTGCAGGAGTGAGCAATAATGCATGTGGAGTTGGGAAAGACAGCCAGCCACAAGAATCTTCCCTTGAATTTCTACACTGCACTACTGAAGACTCATGCAACCTTAAACCAGTGACTTCCTTGTCCTTGCCGGCTCTAACTCCGCATCCACCATCAGTCAGACGATCACCAGGAATAGCCCCTGGGCTAACCACCAAGCAGCCCTATTCTTTTACATCACTCTTTCAGACGGGTGAGGACTTTGATGATGATCtgtga